The Bradyrhizobium sp. WSM471 genome includes the window GTCGGGGCGTTCGAGCCCGTCATCATCTCAAACAAGGTCGTCTTGCCGGCGCCATTCGGGCCGACGACACCAACGATATCAGGTTCGTCCAGCGACAGGTTTGCCTGTAGCGTGAATGTCGGTCGGCGGATCACGCGGCCCCTTGTATAGACCTTGCGAACGTCGTCGAGAACGAGCAGCGGTGCGGCCACTTATTGTACTCCCAGCAAGCGCTGACGAAGCCCGCGATCATCCCGCAAGACCGCGGCCTCCCCGGTCCAGACGATCCGGCCGCGATCGATCACCGCGGCATGGTCTGCGACCGATAGCGCGATCTCGGCGTTCTGCTCCACAACCAGCGAGGCAATGCCCTCGTCCTTCATGCGCAGAATCGTCGCAAGCACGTCGCCGACGATTTTCGGCGCCAGTCCCTGGCTCGGCTCGTCGAACAGCACCAGTCCCGGCGAGCCGACCAGCGCGCGGGCGATCGCCACCATCTGCATTTCGCCGCCCGACAGGTTTTCGCAGTCGCGCTCCATGAGATATTCGAGCGGCGAGAAGATCGCAGCGGCCTCCTTGACGCTCCAGTGGCGAAAGCGCGTGCGCTTTTGCGCGATCGACAGGTTGCGCGCGACCGTCAATGTCGGGCACAGCCGTCGGTCGTCGGGCACCCAGCCGATGCCGGCGCGCGCAATCTCGTGGGTCGGATCGCGTGTGACATCGTGACCGTCGAAACAAACCGAGCCGCGGCGCGGACGCGTCAGCCCGAGAATCGAGCGGAGCATGGTCGTCTTGCCGGCGCCGTTGGGGCCGAGCAGCGCAAACACCTTGGCGTGCTCGATGGCGAGCGAGGCGCCGAACAGCGCCTGGGTCTCGCCGTAGAAGGTATCGACCGCGTCCACTTCGAGGATCATGCGAACTTCCCGAGATTGGAGCGCCGCACCCATTCGTTCTGCTGCAGTTCGTGTGGCGTTCCGCGTGCCACCACCTGGCCCCAATGGATGACCGAGATCCGGTCAGCCAACGAGAACAGGAACTCCATATCGTGCTCGATGGCGACGATGGTCAGCCGCCCCTTCAGGCGTGCAATCAGGGCTGCGAGCCGCTGCACCCCGTCGGAGCCGAGGCCGGAGGTCGGTTCGTCCAGGCACAGCACGCGCGGTGCCTGCGCCAGGGCGACCGCGATCTCCAGCGCGCGCCGGTCGCCATAAGACAGGTCCTTGGCGCGGATGTCGCCCTTGTCTGCAAGCCCGACTGCCGCCAGCGCTTCGGAGGACTTCGCGGCAAACCGGCTATCGCCCGCTGCGGCGCGCGCGATATCGTGGCCACGGGCGCGAAACTCGGGCAAGCCCATCATGACGTTGTCACGCGCGGAGAATTCGTCGAACAATGTCATGATCTGAAACGAGCGGGCGATGCCCTTGGCGGCGATGCGGTGCGGGCTGAGGCCCGTGACATCCTCGCCGCCGAGCAGGACTCGGCCCCGGTTCGGCTTCACCCGGCCGGTAAGGACGTTGAAGAACGTGGTCTTGCCGGCGCCGTTCGGACCCATCACACCGTGAAACTCCCCCTCCGCGACCGCGAGATCGACGCTCTCCAGCACGACGCGATCGCCGAAGCGGACATGAACGGCTGCGGCCTCGATCATGTTCATCGCCCGCTCCCGAACAGCAGCCGCATCGCCGACGTACCCCTCTGCCGTAAGGCGCCAAGTGAGTGTTGCTGCACGGCAGCGGATATCGCGCCGGCAATGCCTTCGGGGCGAAACAGCACGATCGCGATGAACAGGAGACCAAAATAGAGCATCCAGGCATTGGTCAGCGCGCCGATCACGTCTCGGGCGGTGAGGAAGAGAAACACGCCGATCACCGGACCCCAGAAGCTGACAAGCCCACCGCCGACGAGCGTCATCATCACGACGTAGCCGGATTGATGCAGGCTCATGACGTCAGGGAATGCGGCGAGCTGAGCCATGGCGAACAATCCGCCGGCAAAGCCCGAAACTGCGGCCGACAGCGCAAAGACCGCGACCTTGTAGAGCCACACATTATAGCCAAGATGGCTTGCCCGAACTTCGCTCTGCCTGATCGCAGCGACCACGCGGCCATAAGGCGAGTGCACCAGCCGCCACAACGCGGCGGTGCCGACCGCAAAGACGGCGAGCACGAAATAGTAGAACGCGACATTGTCGTTGAGATCGAAAGACACAAGCCCGAAATCGGCCGGCAACCGTTTGATCTTGAGAAGACCGTCTTCGCCGCCGGTGATCCGGTGCGATTTGATCGCCAGCGTCCAGAAGATCTGGCCGAACGCAATCGTCATGAAGGCGTAATAGATGCCGCGCCGGTGCGAGATGAACATCGCCACCAGCACGCCGGCGAGGCCCGCGACCGCGGCCGCGGCAATCAGACATATCCAGAGATTGGCAACGATTTCGAACTGGCAGAGACCGAACGCATAGGCGCCGATGCCGAAATAGGCACCATGACCGAACGACGGAAGTCCGGCGGTGCCCAGCACCAAATTGAACGCGAGCGCATAGAGCGACCAGATCAGGATCTCAATCCCCAGATAATGATAGAGCCCGACCCGCGTGATCCAGAGCGGCACCGTTGCAAGCACGAGCCAAAGCACCAGCATCGTCGGCGTCACGAGGCGCGCGGCGTCCGGTGAAGATTTTGATTTCACAATCATTCCCTTTAGGCCTCGAGCACGCTCTTCTTGCCCCACAAGCCGCGCGCGCGGAACGTCACGACGGCAACGAGCAAGATGTACATCGACAACAGCGACCATTCGGACGCGTAGGCACCGGCAAGGCCGACACACAAGCCGACCAGCAGTCCGGCCGCGACCGCACCCCAAAAGCTGCCGACGCCCCCGAGCACGATCACCAGGAACGCAGGAATAACGGCATCGACCCCCATATGCGGACGAATGCCCCAGATCGGCGCGACGATGATGCCCGCGATCGCGGCCAGCATCGTGCCGAACACGAACACCAGCAGCCGCAATCGTGACAGGTTGATGCCGAGCGCGCGCACGATCTCACTGTCATGAGCGCCGGCCTTGACCGTCGCGCCGAACGAGGTCTTTTCTATCAGCAGCCAGACCAGGCCGATGATCCCGGCCGCGATACCTGCTGCGTAGAAGCGATAGGTCGACCAGATCAGATCGCCGAACAGGAAGCCGCCATTGATGGCGGACGGCACCTGCAGCACGTAATCGCGCGTGCCCCAGACCAGGCGGATCATCTCCTCGATCACCATCGCGGCGCCGAAGGTCAGGAGCAGCCCGTAGAGCGGATCCTTGCCGTAAGTGCGCCGCATGCAGAGCTCGATCAGCATGCCGACCAGACTCACGATCACGGGCGCGATGACCAACGTGGCGGCATAGCGCCAGCCGAGCGGCAGCGCGAGCCACGCTTTCGCAAGTTCCATCGGCAATGGCGGGCGCGGCCCCGTGAGCTGCATGGCGACATAAGCCCCGAGCGCGAACAGCGAGCCGTGCGCGAGGTTGATCTGCTCCATCAGCCCGACAATGAGCATGAAGCCGAGTGCGATCAGTGCGAACAACAGGCCGAGCGTCAGGCCGTTGAGGAGATGCGGAAGAAGGTCGAACAAGGTTTTGGGCTCTCGGAACTGGCATGTTTCACCCGGGACGCCGACGGTCCCGGTGCGCGGCGCACGAGATCGCGCGCCGCTCGTTGTGCGATGTGACGCACCGTCTTCAGGAGTCGACGGTCGGCACCTGCTCGTAGGGCGTGAGCTTGCACTTGCCGGCCGCCGCATCGTCGGCGGCGGATTTCGGCTCCGTCCAGCTGATGATCTCGAACAGATCGGTATTGTCGGCCGGCTTGGCGTTGCGCCGCGCCAGATAGATCGTCTGCTGCATCTGGTGCGTCATCGGATCCATGTAGGCGTCGAAATGCTGCATGCGGTCGGTCGCCGAGACCTTGAGGTTCTCGAGCTCCTTGATGATCTTGACGTTGTTGGTCGACCCTGCCCGCTCGATCGCACGAAGCAGTTCGCGCGTGGACATGTAGCCGTTGTAGGAGACGTTGCCAGGCACCGGGATCGGGCCGTCCTTGTTGGCGGCCTGCCACTTCTTGACGAATTCGGCGACGCCGGGCAGCGGCAGCTTGTGATACCAGGTCGTGCCGAACACGCCGAACAGGCTGTCGGGCGCGCCCCACACGTCGGGCCAGTCCTGCTGGTTGTTGATCCAGGCCGGTTTGCCGTCGAGCTTGAGCTGCGCCACCTGCTCGCGCAATGCCTTGATATCGTCGCCGCCAACCGCGGTCGCCACGACATCGGGCTTGGCCTGCTGGATCTTCAGCAGATAGGCAGTAAAATCGCGCGTGTTCTGCGGCACCAGCAGATTGTCGAGGATCTTGCCACCGGCGCTCTCGACCTGCGTCCTGGTCGCGGCAGACGTCGTGTGACCCCAGACATAGTCATTGGTCAGCAGCATCCAGTTCTTGCCGATGGAGTCCACCGCGTTCTTGACCGACGCCTTGGAAAAATTGGTGCCGTTGCCGTCCCAGACGAATTTCACGCGTGAGCAGTTCTCCCCGGCTTCGCTGGGCGCGGAGGAATTGGTGTTCATGTAGATCACACCATATTTGCTGGCGACCTGCGTGATGGCGTTGGCGACGCCCGAATGCAGCGCGCCGATCAGGATGGTGCAGTCCTCGCGGGTGATGAAGCGTTCGGCGACGCGGCTGCCGGTGGCTGGCGTCGTCTCGGTGTCCGCGGTGATGAACGTGACCTGGCGCCCGAGCACGCCACCTTTGGCGTTGATCTCGTCGATCGCCATCTTGATGCCGCGGAAATCATCCTGGCCGCTGTTGCCGTATTGACCGCTGGCATCGCAGGTCAGGCCAAACTTGATCGGTTTCGCGCCTTGCGCCCAGGCATGATTCTGCCGCCACGGCCCAAAGAAGCTGCCGGTGCCGCCGACGACACTCGCCATCAAGCTGCCCTTCAGAACGCTTCGCCGTGAGATCTGACGCCCTCTCATCGTGTCCTCCCGTCTCAGTAGCCTTTTGCTTTTTGTGCGATTAGAATATTCATTCCATCTGTTATGTAAAGTAGAATATTTGATCCAAACGGGGAAATGCAGTTAAACAGGCGACCGATCCGGAGATCCGACTCGATGAACAAGGCGGCTGGCGCCATGAGTTATGACGAACTGCGCGGCGCGATTGCGCAGCGGCACCGGGCGCTGTCCGGCCGGCTGCAGCAGATCGCGGAGTTCGTGCTCGATCACCCGACTGATGTCGCACTCGGCACCGTGGCGGAGGTGGCGCAGCGCTCAAGAGTGCCGCCGTCGGCGATCGTTCGCTTCGCGCATGCGCTCGGGTTCGGCGGCTTCACCGAGATGCAGCAGGTGTTCCGCTCACGCCTCGTCGCCGGCGTCGCGCCAAGCTACAAGTCGCGCCTCGCCCGCATGAAGAGCCAGGAGAAGTCAGTGCTCGGCCGCCAGCCGGCCGCGGTATTGTCGCGCTTCGTCTCGGAAGCCCAATCGGCGCTGGTCACGCTGAGCCAATCCGTGCATGCGCGCGAACTCGACGCCGCAACCGCGATCCTTGCCAAGGCGCGCGACATCTATCTGCTCGGCCTCGGCGGCTCGTTCCCGGTTGCGATTCATTTGGCCTACGTGCTGCGCAAGCTGGGACGGCGTGTCGTCCTGCTCGACGGCACCGGCGGCAGCATCCACGAGCAGTCGCATGCCGCGACCACGGAGGACGCACTGGTCGCGATCAGCTTCCGAAATTACTATCCGGATACGGCGCGGCTGTTTCCCGAACTCGTCGCGCGGGGCGTCCCCACGATTTCCATCACCGACAGCCTCCTGAGCCCGATCGTCGAGGGCGCGAGCGTCGTGTTCGAGATCCAGGACATGCCTGAGCCTGCGCTACGCACGCTTGTCGCACCGATGTGCCTCGCGCAGGCGTTGGCGATTGGCCTCGATCTCGCAGCCGACTGATAGTCACAACAGGAACAAGATCATGACATCGCATGACACCAACAAGGTTCTGGCGGGCAAAGTTGCGCTGGTGACCGGCGCGGGGCGCGGGCTCGGCCGCGCGTTTGCAGAGAAGCTTGCCGCGCTCGGCGCTGACCTCGCCATTCACGGCATGCGCGAGAACGGGCCGGCCGAATATGGCGAGGGCACCACCCTCACCGCGGTCGCCGCCGAGATCGGACGGGAATTCGGCGTTCGCAGCCAGCGCGTGCTCGGCGATCTCACCAAGGGCGAGGACATCGCACGCGTCATCGCGGAGACCGAAGCGGCACTCGGCCCGATCGACATTCTCGTGCACAATGCCGGCGGCGATATCGCGGCCGGCGGCGGCAAGCCCGATCCGAACGATGCGGTGAACATCAAGGAGGCCGATGTGCGCGCGGTGCTGGAGCGCAATCTGCTCTCCACCATCCTGACATGCCAGGCGGTCGCGCGCGGCATGATGGAGCGCCGACGCGGCCGCATCGTCACGCTTGGCTCGGTCGCCGCTTTCAAGGGGCGTACTCAGGGCTCGATCTATGCGGTGTCGAAGGCCGGCGTGACCCACTACACGCGATGCCTGGCCGACCAGCTCCGCCCCTACGATATCTCCGTCAACTGCATCGCGCCCGGAGATACCCGCACCGGCCGCTTCCTCGGAACGCGCGCAGTCGACCCCGACAGAATGGTCGAGACCGGCACGCTCGACCGGATCGCGACGGTCGACGAGGTCGCGCGCGTTGTCGAATTCTTCGCAGGCCCCATGGGCGCCTTCGTTTCCGGCCAGGTGCTGCGGATCGACGGCGGCGGGCAGTGCTGGCCGGGCTAAAACGCAGGCGCGAAGCGAAAAAGGGCCGCTGCAGGCGGCCCTTTTGCGTGATCTCGAATTGACTAAGCCTAGTCCACCCGCGCCAGCACCGCGAGCTTGCGGATGCCCTTGTTGCGGTAGGCGTCGAGGAACGCGTAATAATCCTTGAAGGACACGCAGCCGTTGGAATCGCCATTCGGCCCGAGCATGAAGGTGTGCGCGAGAAGGCCGTCGCGGCCGTAGATCGCGCTCTCACCGCCAATCGGGGTCAGGCGCAGCGCAGGCACGCCGTGAAACAGCGCCTCGCGCGGCTTCAGCGTGTAGATGTGCGGCGGCGTCACGCCGCGCATGCGGACGCGCGAGGAGCGCGGGTCGTCGAGGTTGGAGCCGAGGCCGGAATGCGCCTCGAGCTTGGTGCCGTCTGGCAAGTAAACCGCCTTGGCGGAGATGTCGTAGACCGCGGTGTCGCGCTCATAGGGCGCCGAACCGCCGAGCATGGGGTTCTGCTCCCTCGGCGCGATGGATGCGGTTACGCTGGCGTCGGCCGAGGCATAGGCGAGCAGCCCACCGGACGGCTCGCGCTTGCCCCAGAGCTTTTCCACCATCGACTGGCGCGGTCCGGTGATCGACATCACCGCAGCCTTGGCGCGATCGGCAATCGATCTTGGCTTCGCCTCAGGCGCCGGCACGATCTCGGCCGGATCCGCCGAGGCAAGCTGCACCGGCGCGTCGGCGCCGCGCTTGGACTTGGCGGCGTCAGCGATCTTGGCGGGACCTGGCTTCAGGACTTCCGCGACCCTCGCGATCACGCTCGGCTTCGGCGCGTCCTTGGCTTCGGCGACCTTGGTTGCGGGCGCGGCGCTGGCCGCATTCGATGTCACGCCTTGGGTCGCAGCCGCGGCAAAGCGATCGTTGAACATCTCGCGCGAGATCGGCGCTGCCACCTGCAACCGGTCGGGCAAGAGCGCAAAGGCTTCCTTGACGGCCTCACCGGCCTCACGCAGCGCGACCCGGGGCGCACGCTTGATCACAGGCTCGTCGTAGCCGCTGCTGCCGACCGTCGGATAGACGCTGGCGGCAAAGATGTTGCTGTAGACGGTCCAGCCGGCGCCAAGCACGATGCAGCCGATCACGGCGGCGCCAAGCACGTTGTGGGTCGTCATTTTCCGGGAAGGCTTCCGATAAGAAGTGCTCGAGAATCCTTTGGACTTTCGTGCCGCGATGCCTTGCGCAGCGATACTCGTACTCATTCGCCTTGCGTCCAGAACGGTGTCACTCAGTCCCCCTTCGAAGCGCCGCTGGTCACGATCCGGGAACAGCATTTCGCAGAGGGTCGGAGCGTCATTAAGGCCACTTTTAGTTAAATGCGGATTAAGTTCGGGCGGATGTGGGGCAACCCGTTCGGGTCGTCCCATTTCGAGAAAAAAGCCCGCAGGACTACGGACTTAAGCGCGTCTGTTAACCATGATTCTCGGCGGGATTTGGCGTTGCCGGCGACCGTCTCCGGCCGCATCTCTAAGGCCATCCAACCAAGTCGTTTTCGTGGTCTTCAATACCCGGAAGATAGCGGGCAAACGTTGCGCGAGGCTGGTGCGCACAGCACCCTCTCCTCCGCAGCCGCAGCGCGGTTGGCAGCAGCCACATCACACACCGCGCACGCGAGCCGGTGCCCTGACCGAAAGTTGATCGCACCGCATTGGAAAAGGCCGCAGCGAGAAAATAGCTACGGCAACCGGCACTTTTCAGCAGCCTCTGCGTGTGATACGGTACCGTATCAACATCGCCTTGAACTGTGCCTGGCACGCAAACGGAGGCTGGCATGAGAGAGTTCGCGCGCGCAGGGCTTTTCGCTCTGGCGGGGTCGTTTCTGTTGATCGGACATGCGATTGCCCAGCCTGCCGCCAATGTGGGCTGCACGGCGGCGCCGTCTGCTGCCGGTACGCAGACCTGGCGCTGCGACAACGGCATCACGATCGTTGCCGAAAGCGGTGCCAGATTTGAACTTAAGGACGCTAACCGCGACGGACATATAGACTCGGTGGAGTTGAGCAGCAAAGCGCTGCTGGTCGAGGTGCCCAAGAAGCCTGGCGGCAAGCCATTCAAGGTCCTGACGCCGCAGGCGATCGCCGCGGTGCGCGGCACGAAATGGGCGGTCGATGTCGCGGAGGCCAAGACCTCCGTCTTCGTGGCTGACGGCCGTGTCGGCGTGAGCCGCAGGAGCGGCGGGCGCAGCGTGGTATTAGGCCGTGGCGAAGGCGTCGACGTGGAAGCGACAGGCGCGTTGACGGTCAAGACATGGGGCCAGCCGCGCGTCGACGCATTGATGGCAAGACTTGGTCAATAGGGCTAGGTCACGAGACTAGGTCAATAAAACCAGGCCAATAAGTTCGGGTCACCTGGGCCCGGCGAACAGCATTTGGACGATAGAAAAAATTGAAACACGACCACATGAGTAGCCGACGCGTTCAGATCCTGGTGGCACTCGTCCTCACCGCGCTGTGGGGCGCGGGCATCTATGCCGGTCACGCCAACGGTCGTCTGCGCTTTCTCGATCGCCTCGAGGCGACGCTGACGGATTGGCGGACTCAGGTCCGCGGCGTGCGGGTTCCGCCCGATCTCGTCACCATCGTCGCGATCGACGACACCGTCGTGAAGCGCGGCGGCAGCTACCCGCTGCCGCGGGCCGATCTCGCCCGAATCGTCGACACCATCGTGCAGTTCAAGCCGAAGGTCGTCGCGATCGACCTGCTCCTGGTCGACCGCAGCGCTGCGATCGGCGACGCCACGCTGGCAAATACGCTGGCTACCGGTCCCATGGTTCTTGCCGCCGCGGCGATCTTCCCGTCCGCCAGTGAGACCGTGGAGACCAGCGGCCAAGGTCCCCTCGCCGCCCTGCCGCAGGCCGAGCGCTTCCTGCTGCCCTTGCCGGCGTTCGCCGATCATGCCGAGGTCGGCGTCGTCAACGTTGCGACCGGACAATCGGGCTCGCCGCTCTCGGTGCCGATGCTGTTCCGGACCAGCGACAAGGTCGAGCTGTCCTTCCCGTTGCGGGTCGCGGCGCGCGCGCTCGACAAGTCGCTGACGATCGCGCCGGACCATCTGATGCTCGGCGACCGCGCGGTGCCGACCGATACCGA containing:
- a CDS encoding ABC transporter ATP-binding protein, producing the protein MILEVDAVDTFYGETQALFGASLAIEHAKVFALLGPNGAGKTTMLRSILGLTRPRRGSVCFDGHDVTRDPTHEIARAGIGWVPDDRRLCPTLTVARNLSIAQKRTRFRHWSVKEAAAIFSPLEYLMERDCENLSGGEMQMVAIARALVGSPGLVLFDEPSQGLAPKIVGDVLATILRMKDEGIASLVVEQNAEIALSVADHAAVIDRGRIVWTGEAAVLRDDRGLRQRLLGVQ
- a CDS encoding ABC transporter ATP-binding protein, with amino-acid sequence MNMIEAAAVHVRFGDRVVLESVDLAVAEGEFHGVMGPNGAGKTTFFNVLTGRVKPNRGRVLLGGEDVTGLSPHRIAAKGIARSFQIMTLFDEFSARDNVMMGLPEFRARGHDIARAAAGDSRFAAKSSEALAAVGLADKGDIRAKDLSYGDRRALEIAVALAQAPRVLCLDEPTSGLGSDGVQRLAALIARLKGRLTIVAIEHDMEFLFSLADRISVIHWGQVVARGTPHELQQNEWVRRSNLGKFA
- a CDS encoding branched-chain amino acid ABC transporter permease is translated as MIVKSKSSPDAARLVTPTMLVLWLVLATVPLWITRVGLYHYLGIEILIWSLYALAFNLVLGTAGLPSFGHGAYFGIGAYAFGLCQFEIVANLWICLIAAAAVAGLAGVLVAMFISHRRGIYYAFMTIAFGQIFWTLAIKSHRITGGEDGLLKIKRLPADFGLVSFDLNDNVAFYYFVLAVFAVGTAALWRLVHSPYGRVVAAIRQSEVRASHLGYNVWLYKVAVFALSAAVSGFAGGLFAMAQLAAFPDVMSLHQSGYVVMMTLVGGGLVSFWGPVIGVFLFLTARDVIGALTNAWMLYFGLLFIAIVLFRPEGIAGAISAAVQQHSLGALRQRGTSAMRLLFGSGR
- a CDS encoding branched-chain amino acid ABC transporter permease, which codes for MFDLLPHLLNGLTLGLLFALIALGFMLIVGLMEQINLAHGSLFALGAYVAMQLTGPRPPLPMELAKAWLALPLGWRYAATLVIAPVIVSLVGMLIELCMRRTYGKDPLYGLLLTFGAAMVIEEMIRLVWGTRDYVLQVPSAINGGFLFGDLIWSTYRFYAAGIAAGIIGLVWLLIEKTSFGATVKAGAHDSEIVRALGINLSRLRLLVFVFGTMLAAIAGIIVAPIWGIRPHMGVDAVIPAFLVIVLGGVGSFWGAVAAGLLVGLCVGLAGAYASEWSLLSMYILLVAVVTFRARGLWGKKSVLEA
- a CDS encoding ABC transporter substrate-binding protein, which codes for MRGRQISRRSVLKGSLMASVVGGTGSFFGPWRQNHAWAQGAKPIKFGLTCDASGQYGNSGQDDFRGIKMAIDEINAKGGVLGRQVTFITADTETTPATGSRVAERFITREDCTILIGALHSGVANAITQVASKYGVIYMNTNSSAPSEAGENCSRVKFVWDGNGTNFSKASVKNAVDSIGKNWMLLTNDYVWGHTTSAATRTQVESAGGKILDNLLVPQNTRDFTAYLLKIQQAKPDVVATAVGGDDIKALREQVAQLKLDGKPAWINNQQDWPDVWGAPDSLFGVFGTTWYHKLPLPGVAEFVKKWQAANKDGPIPVPGNVSYNGYMSTRELLRAIERAGSTNNVKIIKELENLKVSATDRMQHFDAYMDPMTHQMQQTIYLARRNAKPADNTDLFEIISWTEPKSAADDAAAGKCKLTPYEQVPTVDS
- a CDS encoding MurR/RpiR family transcriptional regulator; this translates as MNKAAGAMSYDELRGAIAQRHRALSGRLQQIAEFVLDHPTDVALGTVAEVAQRSRVPPSAIVRFAHALGFGGFTEMQQVFRSRLVAGVAPSYKSRLARMKSQEKSVLGRQPAAVLSRFVSEAQSALVTLSQSVHARELDAATAILAKARDIYLLGLGGSFPVAIHLAYVLRKLGRRVVLLDGTGGSIHEQSHAATTEDALVAISFRNYYPDTARLFPELVARGVPTISITDSLLSPIVEGASVVFEIQDMPEPALRTLVAPMCLAQALAIGLDLAAD
- a CDS encoding SDR family NAD(P)-dependent oxidoreductase, with the translated sequence MTSHDTNKVLAGKVALVTGAGRGLGRAFAEKLAALGADLAIHGMRENGPAEYGEGTTLTAVAAEIGREFGVRSQRVLGDLTKGEDIARVIAETEAALGPIDILVHNAGGDIAAGGGKPDPNDAVNIKEADVRAVLERNLLSTILTCQAVARGMMERRRGRIVTLGSVAAFKGRTQGSIYAVSKAGVTHYTRCLADQLRPYDISVNCIAPGDTRTGRFLGTRAVDPDRMVETGTLDRIATVDEVARVVEFFAGPMGAFVSGQVLRIDGGGQCWPG
- a CDS encoding DUF2778 domain-containing protein, yielding MTTHNVLGAAVIGCIVLGAGWTVYSNIFAASVYPTVGSSGYDEPVIKRAPRVALREAGEAVKEAFALLPDRLQVAAPISREMFNDRFAAAATQGVTSNAASAAPATKVAEAKDAPKPSVIARVAEVLKPGPAKIADAAKSKRGADAPVQLASADPAEIVPAPEAKPRSIADRAKAAVMSITGPRQSMVEKLWGKREPSGGLLAYASADASVTASIAPREQNPMLGGSAPYERDTAVYDISAKAVYLPDGTKLEAHSGLGSNLDDPRSSRVRMRGVTPPHIYTLKPREALFHGVPALRLTPIGGESAIYGRDGLLAHTFMLGPNGDSNGCVSFKDYYAFLDAYRNKGIRKLAVLARVD
- a CDS encoding FecR domain-containing protein, with product MREFARAGLFALAGSFLLIGHAIAQPAANVGCTAAPSAAGTQTWRCDNGITIVAESGARFELKDANRDGHIDSVELSSKALLVEVPKKPGGKPFKVLTPQAIAAVRGTKWAVDVAEAKTSVFVADGRVGVSRRSGGRSVVLGRGEGVDVEATGALTVKTWGQPRVDALMARLGQ